A genomic segment from Roseibium algicola encodes:
- a CDS encoding phosphatase PAP2 family protein: MSNSSKFVWHVLARMRGNSRRAAILFSGRRERARHNRDPLPPGQRPQDILAVLLLTVGIAVVAFDVPTYPWLRSLPGEYRAAFRTFTDIGKADWILVSTGLCCLFLLALDAGRYAFRLRMAIGAVFTYAAFIFYSVAATGLLAIAFKWSLGRARPKLYEEVGPVRFDFLAFDGTFTSFPSGHSTTVAALATALAFIFPAYRWLIIVAGFWLAFSRVMVGAHYPSDVIAGTLLGMTFTFFTVRAMARRRIGFHLSSSGKIVPNMNVLSAKACVRAVWQVLRGQRGADRVEAEAPAADTTERTSA; encoded by the coding sequence ATGAGCAACAGCAGTAAATTTGTCTGGCATGTTCTGGCGCGCATGCGCGGGAATTCTCGGCGGGCTGCAATACTGTTTTCCGGTCGCAGGGAACGTGCGCGCCACAACAGGGATCCGCTTCCTCCCGGGCAGCGGCCGCAGGATATCCTTGCAGTCCTCTTGTTGACGGTTGGCATTGCAGTCGTTGCGTTCGATGTTCCGACCTATCCGTGGCTGCGCTCCCTCCCGGGCGAATACCGGGCCGCCTTCCGAACCTTTACCGATATCGGCAAGGCCGACTGGATCCTCGTTTCTACCGGTCTGTGCTGCTTGTTTCTGCTGGCGCTGGATGCCGGGCGCTACGCATTCCGCCTGCGCATGGCAATCGGCGCAGTGTTCACTTATGCGGCCTTCATCTTTTATTCAGTCGCCGCGACGGGGCTTCTGGCCATAGCATTCAAGTGGTCGCTCGGCCGGGCGCGTCCCAAGCTTTACGAGGAAGTTGGTCCGGTCCGCTTCGACTTTCTGGCCTTCGACGGCACCTTCACCAGTTTCCCCTCTGGTCATTCGACCACTGTCGCTGCGCTTGCAACTGCGCTGGCCTTTATTTTCCCGGCCTACCGGTGGCTGATCATTGTTGCGGGCTTCTGGCTTGCGTTCAGCCGCGTCATGGTCGGGGCGCATTACCCCAGCGACGTCATCGCAGGTACGCTATTGGGGATGACGTTCACCTTTTTCACGGTTCGTGCCATGGCCCGGCGGCGGATCGGCTTTCACCTGTCTTCCTCCGGAAAGATTGTACCCAACATGAATGTCCTGTCTGCCAAGGCCTGTGTGCGGGCTGTCTGGCAGGTTCTGCGCGGCCAGCGTGGCGCCGACCGTGTGGAAGCCGAGGCCCCTGCGGCAGACACGACAGAACGGACAAGCGCATGA
- a CDS encoding ArnT family glycosyltransferase, which yields MSDTRDDQKPEAAGKATEKSERKDKVDSPSAAPVRKPVWLHIFGHDITAPFLLLLLSLALFVPGQWTVPPLDRDEPRFTQATKQMLETNDYIDIRFQDQARHKKPVGIYWLQAAAVKLTGQGADAPLWAYRLPSVIASIISVLATFWLARAFMGPAGALLAAGFVALAIIVGVEARLAKTDAALFAMIIIAQGALARVWLKDPDKRLWGLGFLFWTALAGSVLIKGPVGPMVIGLTVVGLMAMKRKAAWFKGTAPIAGLLWFVLLVSPWFVAIWIATDGTFFTEAIGKDLLGKVGQGQEGHGAPPLTHLGAMFGIFWPLPAFFVIALPLIWHERKSPLVTFAVAWFVPSWIVFELVATKLPHYTMPLLPALALPVAAALMEGAGATTRTWLRWVAAVLLAVPALGLAVAAFAGPFALGVWPSPPGSVLLAVGAVFAIAAASRVLRGPALYAFPAICLTAICVSIGFWGFVGPALTPIWVSPRLVAAMDEIPGCADKSNRLVVTTGFHEPSFIFLEGTTTKIVSAQDAAAFLAADEAANPATCRIAAIESREEAAFLAAAKEIGLVPEAVKRVDGLNINGGDDVDIGLYEKSVPTTVSEDGNEQQQ from the coding sequence ATGTCGGACACGCGCGACGATCAGAAGCCCGAGGCGGCAGGCAAGGCAACCGAGAAATCCGAACGCAAGGACAAGGTGGATAGCCCGTCGGCTGCCCCGGTTCGAAAACCGGTCTGGTTGCATATCTTCGGCCACGACATCACTGCACCGTTCCTTCTGTTGCTCCTGTCGCTTGCCTTGTTCGTACCAGGTCAATGGACGGTACCTCCGCTGGACAGGGACGAACCGCGTTTTACCCAGGCAACCAAGCAGATGCTGGAAACGAACGATTACATCGACATTCGTTTTCAGGATCAGGCACGTCACAAAAAGCCAGTCGGGATCTATTGGCTTCAGGCAGCTGCCGTAAAGCTGACAGGGCAGGGGGCGGACGCTCCGCTTTGGGCTTATCGACTGCCTTCCGTCATAGCCTCGATAATCAGCGTTCTGGCAACCTTCTGGCTTGCACGGGCATTCATGGGGCCTGCCGGTGCGCTGTTGGCGGCAGGTTTCGTGGCGCTGGCGATCATTGTCGGCGTCGAGGCGCGACTGGCAAAAACTGATGCCGCGCTGTTTGCAATGATCATAATAGCGCAAGGTGCCCTGGCGCGGGTCTGGTTGAAGGATCCGGACAAGCGGCTATGGGGTCTTGGGTTCCTGTTCTGGACTGCACTTGCGGGCAGTGTGCTCATCAAGGGGCCGGTTGGACCCATGGTGATTGGCCTTACGGTTGTTGGCCTCATGGCCATGAAACGGAAAGCTGCATGGTTCAAGGGAACGGCGCCAATCGCGGGTCTGCTGTGGTTCGTGCTGCTCGTCTCACCCTGGTTCGTGGCAATCTGGATCGCGACGGACGGAACGTTCTTTACTGAAGCCATCGGCAAGGATCTGCTTGGCAAGGTCGGGCAGGGGCAGGAAGGTCATGGAGCACCCCCGCTTACCCATCTTGGGGCGATGTTCGGCATATTCTGGCCTTTGCCTGCATTCTTCGTGATTGCCTTGCCGCTCATCTGGCATGAACGAAAAAGTCCGCTGGTGACGTTTGCCGTCGCCTGGTTCGTCCCAAGCTGGATCGTGTTCGAACTGGTTGCAACGAAGCTTCCGCATTACACAATGCCGCTGCTGCCTGCCCTAGCACTTCCTGTTGCTGCTGCGCTGATGGAGGGGGCTGGCGCCACGACGAGAACGTGGCTGCGTTGGGTAGCGGCAGTGCTGCTGGCGGTGCCTGCGTTGGGGTTGGCCGTCGCCGCGTTTGCCGGTCCTTTTGCCCTGGGTGTCTGGCCGTCACCTCCCGGATCCGTTCTGCTTGCAGTGGGAGCTGTTTTTGCGATTGCGGCAGCATCCCGGGTTCTGCGTGGACCGGCGCTCTATGCTTTCCCCGCCATCTGCCTGACAGCGATTTGCGTCAGCATCGGGTTTTGGGGCTTTGTCGGCCCAGCTCTTACGCCGATCTGGGTCAGTCCGCGCCTTGTCGCGGCCATGGACGAAATCCCCGGTTGTGCAGACAAGTCGAACCGTCTGGTCGTGACCACCGGCTTTCACGAACCCAGTTTCATATTCCTTGAAGGCACGACGACAAAGATCGTTTCCGCGCAGGATGCCGCCGCCTTTCTTGCTGCCGATGAAGCCGCGAATCCAGCTACCTGCCGTATCGCGGCAATAGAAAGCCGGGAAGAAGCCGCGTTTTTGGCCGCCGCAAAGGAGATTGGTCTTGTGCCGGAGGCTGTAAAAAGGGTAGACGGCCTCAATATCAATGGCGGGGACGATGTCGATATCGGGCTTTATGAGAAGTCCGTGCCGACGACGGTTTCAGAAGACGGCAATGAGCAACAGCAGTAA
- a CDS encoding phosphodiesterase, with translation MTLIAHMTDLHLRPRGLPCYRVSDTNMLAERAIKSLKSLTPKPDALVITGDITDRNDPREYALARSILSRVDMPVYLVPGNHDGTEVMRRELGSFPGLSGSLEDKICYTADIGDIRLIALDTHIPGDPRGRLGQAQLDWLDSRLRESAKTTLIALHHPPALSGIRHMDDIGLVDADALAEVVSPHRHVARFLCGHLHRPIIASFAGKVMTLAPSTGHQVVLDLTEDGPAMFNFEPAAYFLHYHSPKTGVVSHMAYVEAYPGPYHFFADEGVVWPGDET, from the coding sequence ATGACATTGATTGCTCATATGACGGACCTGCATTTGCGTCCGCGAGGTTTGCCCTGCTATCGCGTTTCGGACACCAATATGCTCGCCGAGCGCGCGATCAAGTCGCTGAAGAGTCTCACGCCGAAACCTGATGCTCTCGTTATAACCGGCGATATAACCGACAGAAACGATCCAAGGGAATACGCGCTCGCCCGCTCCATCCTCTCGCGCGTCGACATGCCTGTCTATCTTGTGCCCGGGAACCACGACGGCACAGAAGTCATGCGCCGCGAGCTCGGCAGCTTTCCAGGTCTTTCAGGCAGCCTTGAAGACAAGATCTGCTATACGGCGGACATCGGCGACATCCGCCTGATTGCGCTGGATACCCATATTCCGGGTGATCCGCGTGGTCGGCTCGGTCAGGCACAGCTTGACTGGCTCGACAGCCGGCTGCGCGAAAGCGCCAAGACAACGCTGATCGCCCTCCACCACCCGCCTGCACTTTCCGGGATCCGACACATGGACGACATCGGACTTGTGGATGCCGATGCGCTTGCAGAAGTTGTTTCGCCGCACCGGCATGTTGCGCGCTTCCTGTGCGGTCATCTTCACCGTCCGATCATCGCGAGCTTTGCCGGAAAGGTGATGACGCTTGCTCCCAGCACCGGACACCAGGTCGTCCTCGACCTGACGGAAGACGGTCCCGCCATGTTCAACTTCGAACCCGCAGCCTATTTTCTCCACTATCATTCGCCGAAAACCGGAGTGGTGTCACATATGGCCTACGTGGAAGCGTATCCTGGCCCGTACCATTTCTTCGCCGATGAAGGCGTCGTCTGGCCGGGAGATGAAACCTGA
- a CDS encoding CAP domain-containing protein translates to MSVIALPKRLLALLLLGLFAASLSACGALPGKSDLEDKTVLTDQPVDKAQMLSMINAYRQQKGLPALRHDPELDVVSQKMARHIAERDSMDTWAHSAFGLSQRLDKAGYANYAGAENLGAGYADLAAAFRGWQGSEGHNKNLLNPYVTRVGIARTNRNNGKWRNFWVMTLSRPYADGRPTVR, encoded by the coding sequence ATGTCCGTAATCGCCCTGCCCAAACGCCTCCTGGCGCTGTTGCTGCTTGGCCTTTTCGCGGCCTCCCTCAGCGCCTGCGGCGCTTTGCCGGGAAAAAGCGACCTTGAAGACAAGACAGTGCTGACGGACCAGCCGGTCGACAAGGCGCAGATGCTGTCGATGATAAACGCCTACCGGCAGCAAAAAGGCCTGCCCGCATTGCGCCACGACCCGGAACTGGATGTCGTTTCCCAAAAGATGGCACGCCATATCGCCGAGCGCGACAGTATGGACACCTGGGCTCACAGTGCCTTCGGTCTGTCACAACGGCTCGACAAGGCAGGGTACGCAAATTACGCAGGCGCGGAAAACCTGGGGGCGGGATACGCTGATCTGGCAGCAGCCTTCCGTGGCTGGCAAGGCTCAGAAGGCCACAACAAGAACCTTCTCAACCCCTACGTGACACGGGTAGGTATTGCCAGAACCAACCGCAACAATGGCAAATGGCGCAATTTCTGGGTGATGACACTGTCCCGCCCTTATGCGGACGGCCGACCGACCGTCCGATAA
- a CDS encoding YcaO-like family protein, with protein sequence MIVESGFADDVLADLSRLGLIAVEPGVEGDRVRLLEPDLRLFLKLLSSFSPRLVPMTRPGCPVHFCTGLLKSSETDANEVPAAGAPIPAGGQGDIASIAAISCIGELSERLTLCSIGISDNRIFNYDKKQPQVDFGRLLGLSEAQASVALGRLRLGRDLSRVNSSDWSSLSARRVRLRNLQTDEEAQCLSLGILFNEADDVTGLRLPFASSAGCAVWHDLEGARARALLELVERDAVAQAWYNRLGITSLPEGYVREMLPPDLVQYLDDQPREWELLHVDTDLPVQVVICVSHDGYGRGCAFGSSAGWDTAQACTSAIQEMLQSENALSLMDKSYPASHGTKEALRSLPRQLAYARERVIFEDLPLRGAVAARLEVLEKTSTFETLLQGCFDRGISLWEFDATRQDLAIPCVKLLSPELCSWEPKFGKKRLFDGVVERGLRDVPASEAEFAVRPFPF encoded by the coding sequence ATGATCGTTGAAAGTGGATTTGCGGACGACGTACTTGCGGACCTGTCGCGTTTGGGCCTGATAGCGGTGGAGCCGGGCGTTGAGGGAGATCGTGTGCGCTTGCTGGAGCCGGACCTTCGTCTTTTCCTGAAGCTGCTTTCGTCATTCTCCCCAAGACTGGTCCCGATGACACGCCCCGGATGCCCGGTGCATTTTTGCACCGGGTTGCTCAAGTCATCTGAAACTGATGCAAATGAAGTACCTGCTGCAGGGGCACCAATTCCTGCCGGTGGACAGGGGGATATCGCATCAATTGCAGCTATTAGTTGTATTGGGGAGCTTTCCGAAAGGCTAACCCTTTGTAGTATCGGGATTAGTGACAATAGGATTTTCAATTACGACAAAAAACAACCTCAGGTAGATTTTGGTCGATTGCTTGGATTGAGTGAAGCCCAGGCAAGTGTCGCTCTCGGCAGGCTCCGTCTCGGACGGGATCTTTCACGCGTCAACTCTTCAGACTGGTCTTCTCTTTCAGCCAGGCGTGTCCGGTTGCGAAATCTGCAGACTGATGAAGAGGCGCAGTGCCTTAGTTTGGGAATTTTGTTTAACGAAGCCGATGACGTTACCGGCTTGCGTTTGCCCTTTGCTTCGAGCGCAGGATGCGCTGTCTGGCATGATCTTGAGGGAGCGCGCGCGCGCGCGCTTCTTGAGCTTGTAGAGCGTGATGCAGTTGCGCAGGCCTGGTACAACCGCCTGGGGATAACTTCTCTACCTGAAGGCTATGTGAGGGAAATGCTCCCTCCTGATCTGGTCCAATATCTCGATGACCAGCCTCGGGAATGGGAGCTCTTGCACGTCGACACGGACCTGCCGGTCCAGGTGGTGATTTGTGTCTCTCATGACGGTTACGGCCGGGGGTGTGCGTTTGGATCATCCGCCGGTTGGGACACCGCACAGGCCTGCACCAGTGCAATTCAGGAAATGTTGCAATCGGAAAACGCGCTGTCTCTGATGGACAAATCCTATCCCGCCAGTCACGGCACAAAAGAAGCACTGAGGTCGCTACCCAGGCAGCTGGCGTATGCCAGAGAGCGCGTGATATTCGAGGATCTGCCTTTGCGGGGGGCGGTTGCCGCCCGTCTTGAGGTTCTGGAGAAGACCTCGACTTTTGAAACCCTGCTTCAGGGTTGTTTCGACCGCGGGATCAGCCTCTGGGAGTTTGATGCGACCCGCCAAGACCTTGCAATTCCCTGCGTCAAGCTGTTGTCCCCTGAGCTATGCAGTTGGGAGCCAAAGTTCGGCAAAAAAAGGTTGTTCGACGGGGTAGTAGAGCGTGGTTTGCGAGACGTCCCCGCGTCCGAAGCCGAATTTGCCGTCCGACCATTTCCCTTTTGA
- a CDS encoding BTAD domain-containing putative transcriptional regulator, translated as MAIASCFACLGRPLLLDSDQEPVAVKTRKALAIMGYLSRMSGMASPREALADLLWSGTDRHKAMQSLRQALRQLKSAEETAGIDVVRSAPGHIQLDPSAFASDLMAMNTLLERGQAADFRNAGELWRGEFLTGYDDIDSEFSEWLTVERERVRSELISAAFKHLNRISTEDGGVQAEAGARFVLKLDPAFEAAHRVLIRLYMNLGQPERAEQQLRSCEREMRLHLDAEPDEETRKLLIVSEVEPSPVPVGRSDGNSGGNRGFLPNYDDFVPLPEISIVSSSLLKKGLNDAIHLREEIVSGLSSFRSFELFESEYFGEENVPRPTLMEGHELGCYLLRFRHDERSGKVVVQFEDRGNGQIVFNEIIDLQYWDGLVPAASQIVSRIHNHATSRLRNPAKTSVFARWCQAEALLWDFTPQSDEKAMRLLDDLERTNRSFSMTYAGKASIIMKQELHFPLMDKTFSGEENNLLNLAEKSIRLDPWQAVNQRVYGWALILSNMPDEARRAFQNAGRLSSADPANLMSVAEGLAFSGDINEARVTAERAFSLFAFVPRVFYEYLANIYFAAEDYDSAIKQIERGAGVGISGLTTRVAALVCAGREEEAMHTLERFGENRAALLKNSPELAQDPKSWRKKINFFQNEKVRNDFDKGAALVQRFLFDGSGSI; from the coding sequence ATGGCAATCGCGTCCTGCTTTGCATGCCTTGGGCGGCCTTTGCTCCTTGATAGCGACCAGGAACCTGTGGCGGTCAAGACCCGCAAGGCTCTGGCGATCATGGGCTATCTGAGCCGCATGAGCGGTATGGCGTCGCCCCGGGAAGCACTGGCGGATTTGCTTTGGAGCGGGACAGACCGCCACAAGGCAATGCAATCCTTGCGTCAGGCATTGCGCCAGTTGAAGAGCGCCGAAGAAACGGCCGGTATCGATGTAGTGCGCTCAGCGCCAGGTCACATTCAACTCGACCCATCGGCGTTTGCGTCTGATCTCATGGCCATGAATACGCTTCTGGAACGTGGGCAGGCAGCGGATTTCCGCAATGCGGGGGAACTGTGGCGCGGCGAGTTCCTGACCGGCTACGACGATATCGATTCTGAATTTTCCGAGTGGCTGACGGTCGAGCGTGAACGGGTGCGCTCAGAACTCATCAGCGCCGCCTTCAAGCATCTGAACAGGATATCCACGGAAGACGGGGGTGTGCAGGCAGAGGCCGGGGCGCGTTTTGTCCTGAAGCTCGATCCTGCGTTTGAGGCGGCCCATCGCGTTCTTATTCGTCTCTACATGAATCTGGGTCAGCCCGAGCGCGCCGAACAGCAGCTCAGATCCTGCGAAAGGGAAATGCGGCTCCATCTGGATGCTGAGCCTGATGAAGAGACGCGGAAGCTGCTGATCGTATCGGAGGTCGAACCTTCTCCGGTGCCGGTTGGAAGAAGTGATGGCAACAGCGGTGGAAACCGAGGGTTCCTGCCAAATTACGATGACTTCGTTCCCTTGCCAGAAATTTCCATTGTCTCGTCATCCCTGTTGAAAAAGGGGCTGAACGACGCGATCCATCTGAGAGAGGAAATCGTCTCCGGCCTTTCTTCGTTTCGGTCGTTCGAGCTGTTTGAATCTGAGTATTTCGGCGAAGAAAACGTGCCACGTCCAACCTTGATGGAAGGTCACGAACTTGGCTGTTATCTGCTCAGGTTCCGGCATGACGAGCGATCGGGCAAAGTGGTTGTCCAGTTCGAGGACAGGGGCAACGGTCAGATTGTCTTTAACGAGATAATTGACCTGCAATACTGGGACGGTCTGGTGCCGGCTGCGAGCCAGATTGTGAGCCGCATCCATAACCACGCGACCAGCAGACTAAGAAACCCCGCGAAAACATCCGTTTTCGCCCGTTGGTGTCAGGCTGAAGCCCTGTTGTGGGATTTCACGCCGCAATCCGACGAAAAAGCGATGCGCTTGCTGGATGATCTGGAGCGCACAAATCGTTCGTTCTCGATGACGTATGCTGGCAAGGCGTCGATCATCATGAAGCAGGAACTGCATTTCCCGCTCATGGACAAGACGTTTTCCGGTGAAGAAAACAATCTTCTGAACCTTGCTGAAAAATCGATCAGGCTTGACCCCTGGCAGGCGGTCAATCAGCGTGTTTATGGTTGGGCACTTATTCTGTCTAATATGCCTGACGAGGCGCGAAGAGCGTTCCAGAACGCCGGACGTCTGAGCTCGGCTGATCCAGCCAACCTGATGTCCGTTGCCGAGGGCCTGGCTTTTTCCGGCGACATCAACGAAGCGCGCGTTACGGCCGAAAGAGCTTTTTCTCTCTTCGCGTTTGTGCCCCGCGTTTTCTACGAGTACCTGGCGAACATCTATTTTGCCGCGGAAGACTACGACAGCGCGATAAAGCAGATAGAGCGGGGCGCCGGGGTTGGTATCAGTGGCTTGACCACTCGTGTGGCCGCTTTGGTCTGTGCCGGGCGAGAAGAAGAAGCCATGCACACGCTTGAACGCTTTGGTGAAAACCGTGCTGCCTTGCTGAAAAACTCTCCCGAGCTTGCGCAGGACCCCAAAAGCTGGAGAAAGAAGATCAATTTCTTCCAGAACGAGAAAGTGCGAAACGATTTCGACAAGGGCGCAGCCTTGGTGCAGCGGTTCCTGTTCGACGGTTCCGGTTCAATTTAG
- a CDS encoding ETC complex I subunit gives MVARIYRPAKTAMQSGKAKTQRWVLDYEPEVAKSVEPLMGYTSSSDMKQQIRLYFETSEEAVAYAKRHGIPHRVEKAQERKVRGSAYADNFKFNRSAPWTH, from the coding sequence ATGGTTGCGCGTATCTACCGTCCGGCGAAAACCGCCATGCAGTCAGGCAAGGCGAAAACCCAGAGATGGGTGCTGGATTACGAGCCGGAGGTCGCCAAGTCCGTCGAACCTTTGATGGGCTACACGTCGTCTTCCGACATGAAGCAGCAAATCCGGCTCTATTTCGAGACTTCTGAAGAAGCTGTCGCATATGCGAAGCGCCATGGCATTCCGCACAGGGTTGAGAAAGCCCAGGAACGCAAAGTGCGCGGGTCTGCCTATGCGGACAATTTCAAATTCAACCGGTCTGCGCCCTGGACCCACTGA
- a CDS encoding DUF192 domain-containing protein produces the protein MRPFFLCLSLFAATLWISLAGSPGQALAQDPQLNLPVEDLLIRSGDKEHQFKAEVAATDRQRSMGLMFRKEMPAERGMLFLFEGEGDRYFWMKNTPLPLDIIFIDAKGAIVSIADNTTPFSEDVIPSLGPAKYVFEINAGLSEKLDISAGDKVSSPSMGLK, from the coding sequence ATGCGTCCTTTCTTTCTGTGCCTCTCGCTTTTTGCTGCAACACTCTGGATTTCGCTCGCGGGTTCGCCAGGACAGGCGCTGGCGCAGGACCCGCAGTTGAACCTGCCGGTGGAAGATCTTCTCATTCGGTCTGGAGACAAGGAACACCAGTTCAAGGCGGAGGTTGCGGCAACGGACCGGCAACGGTCGATGGGATTGATGTTCCGCAAAGAGATGCCGGCGGAACGCGGCATGCTGTTCCTCTTCGAAGGGGAGGGCGACCGTTACTTCTGGATGAAAAATACACCTCTGCCGCTCGACATCATTTTCATTGACGCGAAGGGGGCCATCGTCAGCATCGCCGACAACACCACGCCTTTTTCCGAAGACGTCATTCCCTCGCTTGGTCCGGCGAAGTACGTGTTCGAAATAAACGCCGGTCTGTCGGAAAAACTCGATATCTCGGCCGGAGACAAGGTCAGCAGCCCGTCCATGGGGCTGAAATGA
- a CDS encoding cold-shock protein, translating into MGVKTAREPRALETLTDEVAVDVLEIAGTIKWFDVGKGYGFIVPDDGDGDILLHVTCLRRDGYQTAYEGARVVCEVLDRPRGLQAFRILSMDESTATHPSQLPPSRTHVQVVPESGFEKATVKWFNRVKGFGFLTQGEGSEDIFIHMETLRRFGITELRPGQDVLVRFGEGPKGRMAAEIRPVGTGTHIPASH; encoded by the coding sequence ATGGGGGTTAAAACCGCACGGGAGCCCCGCGCACTCGAAACATTGACGGACGAAGTCGCCGTTGATGTTCTCGAGATTGCCGGAACGATTAAGTGGTTCGACGTCGGGAAAGGATATGGCTTCATCGTCCCGGACGACGGCGACGGTGATATCCTTTTGCACGTCACCTGCCTCAGGCGAGACGGGTACCAGACTGCTTATGAAGGCGCGCGGGTTGTTTGCGAAGTACTCGACAGGCCGCGCGGTCTTCAGGCCTTCCGCATCCTGTCGATGGACGAAAGCACCGCGACCCATCCGTCGCAGCTGCCTCCGTCGCGCACCCATGTTCAGGTTGTCCCCGAAAGCGGTTTCGAAAAAGCGACCGTGAAATGGTTCAACCGCGTCAAGGGCTTCGGGTTTCTGACCCAGGGTGAAGGTTCAGAAGACATCTTCATTCACATGGAGACGCTGCGACGCTTCGGCATCACTGAATTGCGTCCCGGCCAGGATGTGCTGGTGCGCTTCGGCGAAGGCCCGAAAGGCCGCATGGCCGCTGAAATCCGGCCGGTCGGGACAGGCACCCATATACCTGCCTCTCACTGA
- a CDS encoding SIR2 family NAD-dependent protein deacylase — translation MKCIDTLPEAQRFVAQFKEGSYRQIVALTGAGISTDSGIPDFRSPGGIWSKRQPVQYQDFVADEDCRLEDWERRFEMMDYFARAEPNAAHLAMTSLAQAGKLHCLITQNVDGLHQRAGFPEDLLVEIHGNSTFATCLSCGARAELEAQKPIVDAGQSPRCPDCNGLLKAAVISFGQQMPEMELERAAEAAAACDLFLVLGSSLVVHPAAQLPAIAVRGGADLVILNGQETPLDSYASTVIRTPLAQTFARFGE, via the coding sequence ATGAAGTGCATTGATACCTTGCCCGAAGCTCAGCGCTTTGTGGCACAGTTCAAGGAAGGTTCCTACCGGCAGATCGTTGCCCTGACCGGGGCGGGGATATCGACGGACTCCGGAATTCCGGATTTCCGTTCACCTGGCGGGATATGGTCCAAACGTCAGCCTGTTCAATACCAGGACTTTGTCGCCGATGAGGATTGCCGCCTGGAAGACTGGGAACGCCGGTTCGAAATGATGGACTATTTCGCAAGAGCGGAGCCGAATGCAGCACATCTGGCAATGACGAGCCTGGCGCAGGCCGGCAAGCTTCATTGCCTCATCACACAAAATGTCGATGGCCTGCACCAGCGAGCAGGGTTTCCGGAAGACCTGCTTGTCGAGATCCATGGCAATTCCACATTCGCAACCTGTCTTTCCTGCGGGGCGCGGGCTGAACTGGAAGCTCAGAAGCCGATTGTTGACGCCGGGCAAAGTCCGAGATGTCCAGATTGCAACGGACTGTTGAAGGCGGCGGTCATAAGTTTCGGGCAGCAGATGCCGGAAATGGAACTGGAGCGGGCAGCGGAGGCTGCTGCTGCTTGCGATCTGTTTCTGGTGTTGGGCTCGTCACTTGTCGTGCATCCAGCTGCACAACTGCCGGCCATCGCCGTTCGTGGCGGTGCAGACCTAGTGATTCTAAACGGCCAGGAAACGCCGCTCGATTCTTATGCGTCAACAGTCATTCGAACGCCTTTAGCTCAAACATTTGCGAGATTTGGCGAATAA
- a CDS encoding VOC family protein, protein MRYLHTMVRVTNIEDSLDFYCNKMGMTEVRRYENEKGRFTLIFLAGSDDVEAGKANAAPLLELTYNWDPETYTGGRNFGHLAYEVDNIYEFCENLQNKGVTINRPPRDGRMAFVRSPDNISFELLQKGEALEIKEPWASMPNTGEW, encoded by the coding sequence ATGCGTTATTTGCACACGATGGTCCGCGTGACCAACATTGAAGACTCACTTGATTTTTATTGCAACAAGATGGGCATGACGGAAGTCCGTCGCTACGAAAACGAAAAAGGCCGGTTCACCCTGATCTTCCTCGCCGGATCCGATGATGTCGAAGCCGGAAAGGCAAACGCTGCGCCGCTTCTAGAGCTGACCTACAATTGGGATCCGGAAACCTACACCGGCGGCCGCAACTTCGGCCATCTCGCCTATGAGGTCGATAACATCTACGAATTCTGCGAGAACCTGCAGAACAAAGGTGTCACCATCAACCGTCCTCCACGTGACGGCCGCATGGCCTTCGTTCGTTCGCCGGACAACATCTCCTTCGAGCTGCTTCAAAAGGGTGAAGCGCTTGAAATCAAAGAACCCTGGGCCTCCATGCCCAATACCGGCGAATGGTAA